One region of Oncorhynchus mykiss isolate Arlee chromosome 8, USDA_OmykA_1.1, whole genome shotgun sequence genomic DNA includes:
- the LOC110529853 gene encoding E3 ubiquitin-protein ligase pellino homolog 2-like isoform X2 gives MNSPNQDEDDVPVKDPVKYGELVILGYNGSLPSGDRGRRKSRFALYRRTKANGVKPSTVHILNTPQDSKAVHSRGQHSISFTLSRNQTVVVEYCHDNDTDMFQIGRSTECPIDFVVTDTSGEGKECEDPSVAPSTISRFACRVVCERNPPYTARIYAAGFDSSKNIFLGEKATKWKNPDGHMDGLTTNGVLVMHPEGFPEDNRQGLWREISVCGDVYALRETRSGPSRGKLAEGESSALRDGSLVDLCGATLLWRTGEGLLHAPTLRHLEALRQELNAGRPQCPVGLSTLAFPSLPRSHSLEERQPWVYLTCGHVHGRHDWGQRPERQEARGGEGEGAISTVRRECPLCRSVGPYVPLWLGCEPAVYVDAGAPTYAFVPCGHVCSERTAKYWADTPLPHGTHAFRPTCPFCSAPLSSTPQGWTRLIFQGPID, from the exons ATGAATTCGCCGAACCAGGACGAAGATGATGTGCCCGTTAAAGACCCGGTGAAATACGGCGAGCTGGTCATATTGGG GTACAATGGCTCGCTGCCCAGTGGAGACcgggggaggaggaagagccgCTTCGCTCTGTACCGGAGGACCAAGGCCAACGGAGTCAAACCCAGCACTGTTCACATCCTCAACACACCACAGGACAGCAAG GCAGTCCACAGCAGGGGGCAGCACAGCATCTCCTTCACTCTGTCCCgcaaccagacagtggtggtggaGTACTGCCACGACAACGACACTGACATGTTTCAG ATTGGGCGCTCCACAGAGTGTCCAATAGACTTTGTCGTGACGGACACAtcaggagaggggaaggagtgcGAGGACCCCTCAGTGGCCCCCAGCACCATCTCCCGCTTCGCCTGCAGGGTGGTGTGTGAACGCAACCCCCCCTACACTGCACGCATCTACGCCGCTGGCTTTGACTCCTCCAAAAACATCTTTCTAGGG gaGAAAGCCACTAAGTGGAAGAACCCGGACGGCCACATGGATGGCTTGACCACCAACGGGGTACTGGTGATGCACCCTGAGGGTTTCCCTGAGGACAACAGACAGGGCCTGTGGAGGGAGATTTCTGTTTGTGGGGATGTCTACGCCCTCCGAGAGACACGCTCTGGACCCAGCCGAGGCAAACTG GCGGAGGGAGAAAGCAGTGCCTTGCGGGATGGTTCTCTGGTGGACCTGTGTGGAGCCACTCTGCTGTGGCGTACTGGGGAGGGCCTGCTCCACGCTCCCACCCTCCGCCACCTGGAGGCACTGCGACAGGAGCTCAACGCTGGCCGGCCACAGTGTCCTGTAGGCCTCAGTACTCTGGCATTCCCTAGCCTGCCACGCAGCCACAG TCTGGAGGAGCGCCAGCCCTGGGTTTACCTCACCTGCGGACACGTGCACGGCCGCCACGACTGGGGCCAGCGCCCCGAGCGCCAGgaggcgagaggaggagagggggaaggggcgATCTCCACAGTCCGCCGGGAGTGCCCTCTATGCAGGAGCGTGGGGCCCTACGTACCCCTGTGGCTGGGGTGTGAGCCCGCCGTGTACGTGGATGCTGGAGCACCTACGTACGCGTTTGTACCCTGCGGCCACGTGTGTTCAGAGAGGACAGCCAAGTACTGGGCGGATACCCCGCTGCCCCATGGGACCCACGCCTTCCGGCCCACCTGTCCCTTCTGCTCTGCCCCTCTCAGCAGCACCCCACAGGGCTGGACACGCCTCATCTTCCAGGGCCCCATCGACTAG
- the LOC110529853 gene encoding E3 ubiquitin-protein ligase pellino homolog 2-like isoform X1, protein MNSPNQDEDDVPVKDPVKYGELVILGYNGSLPSGDRGRRKSRFALYRRTKANGVKPSTVHILNTPQDSKAVHSRGQHSISFTLSRNQTVVVEYCHDNDTDMFQIGRSTECPIDFVVTDTSGEGKECEDPSVAPSTISRFACRVVCERNPPYTARIYAAGFDSSKNIFLGEKATKWKNPDGHMDGLTTNGVLVMHPEGFPEDNRQGLWREISVCGDVYALRETRSGPSRGKLAEGESSALRDGSLVDLCGATLLWRTGEGLLHAPTLRHLEALRQELNAGRPQCPVGLSTLAFPSLPRSHSFPFLPSLEERQPWVYLTCGHVHGRHDWGQRPERQEARGGEGEGAISTVRRECPLCRSVGPYVPLWLGCEPAVYVDAGAPTYAFVPCGHVCSERTAKYWADTPLPHGTHAFRPTCPFCSAPLSSTPQGWTRLIFQGPID, encoded by the exons ATGAATTCGCCGAACCAGGACGAAGATGATGTGCCCGTTAAAGACCCGGTGAAATACGGCGAGCTGGTCATATTGGG GTACAATGGCTCGCTGCCCAGTGGAGACcgggggaggaggaagagccgCTTCGCTCTGTACCGGAGGACCAAGGCCAACGGAGTCAAACCCAGCACTGTTCACATCCTCAACACACCACAGGACAGCAAG GCAGTCCACAGCAGGGGGCAGCACAGCATCTCCTTCACTCTGTCCCgcaaccagacagtggtggtggaGTACTGCCACGACAACGACACTGACATGTTTCAG ATTGGGCGCTCCACAGAGTGTCCAATAGACTTTGTCGTGACGGACACAtcaggagaggggaaggagtgcGAGGACCCCTCAGTGGCCCCCAGCACCATCTCCCGCTTCGCCTGCAGGGTGGTGTGTGAACGCAACCCCCCCTACACTGCACGCATCTACGCCGCTGGCTTTGACTCCTCCAAAAACATCTTTCTAGGG gaGAAAGCCACTAAGTGGAAGAACCCGGACGGCCACATGGATGGCTTGACCACCAACGGGGTACTGGTGATGCACCCTGAGGGTTTCCCTGAGGACAACAGACAGGGCCTGTGGAGGGAGATTTCTGTTTGTGGGGATGTCTACGCCCTCCGAGAGACACGCTCTGGACCCAGCCGAGGCAAACTG GCGGAGGGAGAAAGCAGTGCCTTGCGGGATGGTTCTCTGGTGGACCTGTGTGGAGCCACTCTGCTGTGGCGTACTGGGGAGGGCCTGCTCCACGCTCCCACCCTCCGCCACCTGGAGGCACTGCGACAGGAGCTCAACGCTGGCCGGCCACAGTGTCCTGTAGGCCTCAGTACTCTGGCATTCCCTAGCCTGCCACGCAGCCACAG TTTTCCTTTTCTCCCCAGTCTGGAGGAGCGCCAGCCCTGGGTTTACCTCACCTGCGGACACGTGCACGGCCGCCACGACTGGGGCCAGCGCCCCGAGCGCCAGgaggcgagaggaggagagggggaaggggcgATCTCCACAGTCCGCCGGGAGTGCCCTCTATGCAGGAGCGTGGGGCCCTACGTACCCCTGTGGCTGGGGTGTGAGCCCGCCGTGTACGTGGATGCTGGAGCACCTACGTACGCGTTTGTACCCTGCGGCCACGTGTGTTCAGAGAGGACAGCCAAGTACTGGGCGGATACCCCGCTGCCCCATGGGACCCACGCCTTCCGGCCCACCTGTCCCTTCTGCTCTGCCCCTCTCAGCAGCACCCCACAGGGCTGGACACGCCTCATCTTCCAGGGCCCCATCGACTAG